From Lujinxingia vulgaris, a single genomic window includes:
- a CDS encoding acyl-CoA thioesterase, which translates to MHSSNDMLDPQTLAPGQVTEVQLIEMVFPQQTNHYGTLFGGQALALMDKAAFIVASRYTRRTVVTACSERCDFHVPVRQGQLVELTARVVETGRTSVTVEVTLVAEDLLSGDRQPGTQGKFVMVALDAHGKPTRVPALATSAETSM; encoded by the coding sequence ATGCACAGCTCCAACGACATGCTCGACCCTCAGACCCTCGCCCCCGGTCAGGTGACCGAGGTGCAGCTCATTGAGATGGTCTTTCCGCAGCAGACCAACCACTACGGCACGCTCTTTGGCGGGCAGGCGCTGGCGTTGATGGATAAGGCGGCGTTTATCGTGGCGTCGCGTTACACGCGGCGCACGGTGGTGACGGCGTGCAGCGAGCGCTGTGATTTTCATGTGCCGGTGCGTCAGGGGCAGCTCGTGGAGCTGACCGCGCGGGTGGTGGAGACGGGGCGAACCTCGGTGACGGTGGAGGTCACGCTTGTGGCCGAGGATCTTTTGAGCGGGGATCGGCAGCCGGGCACGCAGGGGAAGTTCGTGATGGTGGCGCTTGATGCGCATGGGAAGCCGACGCGGGTGCCGGCGCTGGCGACATCGGCAGAGACCTCGATGTGA